attgcgtATAAACATGAGAGTTAATggatttacacaataatggtcaccaataaaatcgttcaagtcgcaaaatcataaaaatatatatatggactcatatatatgtatatatgtatatatatgtatatatgtatatatataggggaaggttcatttgagaagaaaatttaattgagaagaaaaagaacaaagggtaattttgtaaaacattaaatagttttttcacttatctcatttattatcattttttactaattaattagtcacaaagactattatcctccacactaacttttttttgcctacacatatcaaaagttatcctacatatttcgaaattcatcctacacgttgaaatttatcctacacaactcgtagtTTGtcatacacaactcgtaatttgtcctacactttaaattattttattattttattttattcttattggttgaactttgttcttttttattcttacaaaaaatttcttctcatttgaactctccactatatatatatataggataaggatcatgtgagaagtagtaggctatttgagaaacttgagaagcattctagaccacacattttccttaagcaaaaaaatgaaaaaaaatgtaaaaaaaatgcaattttttttttttttgaaaaatcgcaggtttttcttttagaatttaatttttaatttttaatttttttaattttttttgggatttatacacatgtgtatattgttaatctttttaagtatacatatatgtatattgtcaattatacatatatgtatatacatgtttaaaattgaaaaataagtgttatttagggtttagcattagtatttagggtttagcattagggtttagggtttagctttatggtttagggtttagctttagggtttagcattagggtttaataatagtatttagggtttagcttttgggttagcattagggtttagctttaacttttgggtttagctttatctttagggtttgcatcagggtttagcattaagggtttagctttagggtttactttagctttagggtttagcattagggtttagctttagggtttagaattagggtttagctttagggtttagcattagggtttagctttagggtttagggtttagcattaaggtttatctttagtgtttatggtataaggtttaggatttataacacatagttaaaagattaacaatatacacatgtgtataaatcccaaaaaatttttttttttaaaaaaaaataaaaaataaaaattttaatccttaaagaaaaagctgcgatttttccaaaaaaaaaaaaattgcatttttttcacctttttttgcattttttgcttagggaaaatgtgtggtccagattgcttctcaagtttctcaaataaggtggacttctcttaggatccctaccatatatatatatatatatatatatatatatatatatatatatatatatatatatatatattaatgtggcaacataataaaaaatgacaacttttcaagaaaatctcaaagttacgtgataattctaagaaactgagaaacttaggatttttgtgatTAAATGTTATTTTGATTTAGAATTGTTCCCATATTAGGACGTATATAATCAATATCTGGGATTGCGATATTAAAAtgcgcacccaaaggtgagtgtcactaaacccctctttttactgttttgaatatattttgggggtggaacacgttgttaaaagggtttaataatgtttttgaaataaaacataccttttactataaaatatatattttcgctGAAAATATATGAAATTTGATAAGTTATACGTTTCGAAGTAAAACGTTTTTGATGAATAAATGTGGGACATTGGGATGGTACGGTGTTTCCGAGGCGAAACAGACCGTAAAGTTGGGACGGATGCCGACCTGAGTTTCGAGTGATGGAGATTCAGGGGATTCGTGCAACCAcgtgtattaaattgtcatattagtaggatatatatatatatattgtacgtgaggcagacatcatattgttCTTCGAGAAAGaaccctgcgcccatgatgtcgtttaattagtttaagtattgcacgcgaggaattgttggtagatctatcgggttgacaaccccgtcgtgaccggtcgccccgtgtcaaTGTCAAACGACGAATTAATATTCTGTTCATTTTCTAGttttgattatccctgcatggttaatatatagttcgtatcgtctagctaacatacgagtctgaaaattggcgctataatttaatatacaaaacctgggcAGTATTATTATTATCGGAGTAATGACCCGATGGAAGGCCCATGGATTTTATCAGAGGagtaaaatggactttctaaaattacatagATGTTTTCAAATAAACGCCTAATCAGAAAGTTTCCTTGAAATAAAATCTGTTAGTGAACGAATAAgcgaactcaccttcctttgtgttgacacttgattttaacgtgttctacaggtacttgaaATCGGCTTCGGGAaatcatggcgtatcttgtggATGATGATGCATGTTgttatgtttaattatgttggACAACTTTTAAACTATCTGGGACATTTGTAATAAGATCCGCGAGGAtcaaaacaacttaacttatgtgGCTGTGACGTGACTTTTAAAAATATAATGTTTAATAGTTATGTTTTAAAATATGTCAAAATGTCCAACAAAAGAATGCATCGATGGACAAGATATAAATGGGCACGAACTTCTGTCTCCACTACGTTTAAATATTCTGCTGCGAcgttttcggggtgtgacagaagttggtatcagagccattggttgttAGCGAACTAGATGTTTTCGTGAAAAACACTAGACTTCAACCGAAGAATTTTGAAATATGAAGTCCAAAATTCTCGAAGCCGAGATTTTAAATAAACATAGAAAATATTTTACCATGTATGAAAACCATTATGTGTTCTATGTGCATATGTGATTTTCTGTTTATTTGACTTTAATTGTTACTGTTTATGTTGATTACGCACTTACTTGTACGATTATATGTGTGTCACAGATGTCGCACGAACACGAGGTCATCGAGATCCACAACTCAGGTTACGAGCCAGATTTCGAGACTTCACCCAGACCTACGCTGCCAGAGACATCTATCACGGCTCCACAGATGATTGGTACTACCGTGCTTACCTCATCTTTCCACGTCAATCCTGCTGCTTTTGTCAGTCAGGGAGACCCCTGGTGCGCTTTCACTAGCAACGGGTggatagatgatgatgatgatgtacctCTCTCAATTCATGAGACTGGACGCTCATCTGGCACTGTACCAGTTATCGATAACGTGATCAGGAGTGTCCCTACTATCGGAGGATCTTCTAGTATCGCACCAGTGGTGGACGCCACTATCGTTACAGCTCGACCCTTAGAGCCATAAGCCGTCCCACCTGCTGCTGTGATCGAGCCTGCTACTGAGATCCCTCCGCTTGTTTTTTCTGAGTCTTCCTTTCTTGTTATAGAGTCATGTACTTCTTCGACGCCGTTGTTAGTTTATTATCGTCATAGGAAGAGGATTAGGCCCGCTGGAGATAGGATAGATCGATATTGCCGTTGTGATCGACAGCTCGCCGCATTGCGCAAGGACCTAGACATAGCCAAAGGAAAGGCGAAGTACCTCGAGGAACAGATGAACGATCATGAGGAGTTGAGGGTTATAGATCACGCCGCAAGAGATGAGATGCACTGGAGAGTTGTGGAATTGGAGAAGCTTGTCCAGGAGATGTTAGAGTCTCTAGGTCTGAGGCGTGGATGATTAATCATTTGTTTGTTGTTTCATTGTTTGATGGGTTGTACTATTAGATATTTCTTTTTATGTTCTTCGTGTTTGTGGCCTGCGTGTCAGTTTCATCTTTGGATATTAATTGGGAACTTTATATGAACTTGTTATGGATGTCGATGTAGGCATGCCAAGAACAGTCCTTGTACTGAAAATGAGTTTAAATGATTTCTTTAACAATTACCAATGATGTACTTTTGGTTTAAAATTTTCTCGTTAAATGTGGATATTTTACATGCGCCATGTTTGATCCATTAACATTTAATGATTGAATTATTTTTTGTTATCGTCTTATGTGGATATTATTGTTATGATAATAGAAACGACGAAATGCCACCAAAAGCAAGACAGGGTACCGGATTACCTACCACACCGGAAGAGTTGGCTCAACTCATAGCCCAACACGTTAATACGGCCATGGAACAGCTCAACGCTAACAATGGTCAGGGACGTGGTGCTCGTGGGCAAGGTTTTGGTGGGGCCCATAATGGAAATCCTCCAGGTAGAATGTGATCGGAAAGTTTTAGTAGTTCATGTGTTATATTATCATTGGAACGAATTCCTGATTTCCATTAACATTTTTTAACAGTGCACGGATGTACGTATAAAACATTTCAGGGCTGTAACCCACGATCATTTACCGGTACTGAAGGACCCTTAGATATCACTCGATAGATTGAGAAGATGGAATCTGTCATGGcaatcagtggttgtgctgctgatCAACGAGTGAGATATGCTTCTTGCTCTTTTCTTGATGAAGCGCTATCCTGTTGGAACTCGCAAGTTCAAACTTTGGGTGAAGACGCTGCCTACGGTCTGACCTGGAATGAACTTAAGGAGATGCTCTTGAAGGAATACTGCCCGCGCAGTGAAATTCAGAAAATCGAGACAGACTTCTGGAATCTAACCATGGAAGGTCTGGATGTCAGAGCTTACACTTCTCGTTTTAACGACTTGGCAAGGTTGGTTCCACGAATGGCTACTCCTGAATATGTAAAGGTAGAAAGGTATATCTAGGGATTGTCGCCACAAATTCGTAGTATGGTTACATCTGCAAAACCGGCCACCTATTTAGAGGCTACTACATTGGCAAAATCATTAGCCGATGACACCGCTCGTAAAAGCAGTCTTGATAAAAAGGAGGAAACCGGGAAGTCATCGGGCAAGGCCAAAGCAGATGTGAAATCTGAATGTTCGGGGCATTCTGAGTCCAAGACAGAAGTTACGAAGAAGCGCAAGTCCGAGAGCTCTAGGAAGGAAACTGAGGAGAAGCGCAACAGGAAGCGCAGTTCTAAGAAGGCATATGCAGCAAATTCTAGTGGTACTAGAAAGGATGGTGCCAGAGATAGCCGAAGCGGATCCGAGAGAAAGGCTCTTGAAGATGGACAGAAGAAAAGCAACCGATGCGGACGAACTGGGCATGTTACCCGTGAATGCTATGCCTGGAGTACTGTGGAAGGATCAAGACTCGaaggatgtttccagtgtggagaaCAAGGACAtatcaagaaggattgtcccaaGACGGGAGGTCAGAATGTCAGAGGTAGAGCGTTCGAGTTAAACGCTGGGAAAGCACGTGATGATCCTGCTGTAGTCACTGGTATGTTTATGATTAATAACCATTCCGCGTTCGTACTTTTGGATTCTGGAGCTGACTTGAGTTTTGTTTCGAAAAACTTTGAATCATTCATGTGTTCACCTACAAGTAAGCTAAACAAGAagtactcgatagaactagcaaatggtaaactGATAGAGACTAGCAAAGTCGTACATGACTGTAGTATACTGTTAGGCGATTCATAAATTTAGTATCGATTTACTACCAGTGGAGTTGGGAAGTTTCGATGTAGTTATAGGAATGGATTGGCTGTCCAAGAATAAAGCGGAGATTGTCTGCTCAAGGAAGCAAGTGCGAATACCTCGTCCTTGTAGTGGCAAAGCGATAATTATCCATGGAGATCGATCGGGTCGTGTATCGAGTGTTGTCTGTAGTATGAAGATGCTCAAGTTGTTGTGAAAAGGGTATCCTGCGTTCCTAATTAACGTAATGGATACAAAGGCCGAATGTAGGAAGATCGAGGAGATTCCTATTGTTCGTGATTATCCAGAAGTTTTTCCtaaagacttacctggattatcCCCTATGAGACAGATTGAGTTCCGAATCGATTTGGTACCTGGTGCTGCACCAATTGCGAAATCTCCCTATAGATTGGCACCGTCGGAAATGAAAGAGATGTCGAACCAGTCTCAAGAGCTACTAGACAAAGGTTTCACTCGACCGAGTTATTCGCCTTGGGGTGCGCCTgttctgtttgtgaagaagaaggatggatccttcaggatgtgtatagataacagggagctgaacaagttaactatcaagaatcggtatccattgccgaggattgatgatttgtttgaccagcttcAGGGATccagctactactcgaagatagatctgcgttcaggctatcatcagttgaaggttgctgacaaagacattcccaagacagcctttcgaacACGATACGACCATTttgagtttctagttatgccctttggtttaactaATGCGCCAgctgtattcatggatctcatgaacagggtatgcaaaccctacttggacaaattcgtgatagtattcatcgacgatatacttatttattcacgAACTAAAGAAGACCATGAGCAGCATTTGAGGGTGATTTTGAAGTTGTTAAAGGAAGAgaagctgtatgccaagttctctaaatgtgagttttggattCGAGAGGTTCATTTTCTCGGACATGTCATAAATGAGAagggtatacatgtagatccgtccaagattgaagcaataaagaattgggaagcgccaaagACTCCGTCGGTAGTGCGGCAATTCTTAGGGCTTGCTGGGTATTATcggaggttcattgagaacttctccaGAATAGCGCAACCATTGACGCTATTAACCCAGAAGGAGAGGAAGTTTGACTGGACAGAAAAGCAGGAGGAAGCTTTTCAGTCGTTGAAGGAAAAGCTCTGCAGTGCATCTATTCTTTCCCTTCCTGAGGGAAGTAATGATTTCATCGTTtactgatgtgtgtcggtgtatatataatttagatgtataattaagcccttttttacacctttagccaagttttaaatttataaaacacgatatttactaacactaaacacacat
This genomic stretch from Helianthus annuus cultivar XRQ/B chromosome 8, HanXRQr2.0-SUNRISE, whole genome shotgun sequence harbors:
- the LOC110869889 gene encoding uncharacterized protein LOC110869889; this translates as MVTSAKPATYLEATTLAKSLADDTARKSSLDKKEETGKSSGKAKADVKSECSGHSESKTEVTKKRKSESSRKETEEKRNRKRSSKKAYAANSSGTRKDGARDSRSGSERKALEDGQKKSNRCGRTGHVTRECYAWSTVEGSRLEGCFQCGEQGHIKKDCPKTGGQNVRGRAFELNAGKARDDPAVVTGMFMINNHSAFVLLDSGADLSFVSKNFESFMCSPTSKLNKKYSIELANGKLIETSKVVHDCSILLGDS